Within Ovis aries strain OAR_USU_Benz2616 breed Rambouillet chromosome 3, ARS-UI_Ramb_v3.0, whole genome shotgun sequence, the genomic segment cataataggtgctcCATAAGTAtctgacaaagaatgttcaaactaccacacaactgcactcatctcacacgctagtaaagtaatgctcaaaattctccaagccagttttcagcaatacgtgaactatgtacttccagatgctcaagctggttttagaaaaggcagaagaaccagagatcaaatggccaacatctgctggatcattgaaaatgcaagagagttccagaaaaacatctacttctgctttattgactatgccaatgcctttgactgtgtggatcacaatacatggtggaaaattctgaaagagatgggaataccagaccacctgacctgcctcttgagaaacctatatgcaggtcaggaagcaacagttagaactggacatggaacaacagactggttccaaataggaaaaggagtatgtcaaggctgtatattgtcaccctacttatttcacttatatgcagagtacatcatgaaaaatgcaggccggatgaagaacaagctggaatcaagattgccgggggaaatatatgcagatgacaccatcctgatggcagaaagtaaagaagagctaaacagcttcttgatgaaagtgaaagaggagagtgaaaaagttggcttcaagctcaacattcagaaaatgaagatcatggcatctggtcccatcacttcatgggaaatagatggggaaacagtagaaatagtgacagattttatttgggggggctccaaaatcactgaagatggtgactgcagccatgaaattaaaagatgcttactccttggaaggaaagttatgaccaacctagatagcatattgaaaagcagagacattactttgccaacaaaggtccatttagtcaaggctatgttttttccagtggtcatgtatggatgtgagagttggactgtgaagaaggctgcgtgctgaagaatttatgcttttgaactgtggtgttggaaaagactcttgggagtcccttgaactgcaaggagatccaaccagtccattctgaaggagatcagtcctgggtgttctttggaaggactgatgccaaagctgaaactccaatactttggccacctgatgcgaagagttgactcattggaaaagactctgatgttggcagggattgggggcagaaggagacggtgacgacagaggatgacttggctggatggcatcatcgactcgatggacatgagtttgggtgaactccgggagttggtgatggacagggagtcctggagtgctgcagttcatggggtcccaaagagtcggacacaactgagcaactgaactgaactgaagtatctgAGGGTCtaagttgtggtgcatgggctctttaattgcagcatgagcgatctatttccctgaccaggggtctgacctgggtcccctgcattggtagtgtggagtcttagccactcgaccaccagggatgtcctagGCAatgtaataataaatttaataaatgaatgaagcaaTGGATGATGACCTGTAACTGTATTTGTGGTAGCATAGCTCCAAGGGATTACATCCCATAAACCAACTTTTTAGTCACATGAAGATGAATCAAATTACCCTTTAAGTATCTATCATTAAGTAATGTCCTGCCTACCTAGAAGTAGGCTTCCCAGGTccttcaaacagtaaagaatctagaAATAATTATCATCTCATATTTTTAAGTTTGTAGTTTACAATGATAATTTAGAATGATTTTGAAAGTTGTCAAAATTTCCTCAAGGCTAGACAATGATTTGACACTTCATCAATAAAATACTTTTGAACATTCATGGACACTTTCATAAATGTGTAGATGTTGTATCCTGTGACATAGAATGTACTCTAGAGGGAGACTGAAGTAGAAACACACTGCTCACCAAGCTATGTGCCTTGTTGTGGGATTGCAACTGCCTGCAGAGGGATGAGTTAATATCTAATTCATGCAAAAGACTATGTTGACTAGTAGTCAACATAGCATAGTGAACAACCCACAACTTAATCTATGTATATTCAGTTACAAATTACATACTCACACTACTATTAATATGAATGTGAAACATTAgtaatgttaatttcttctgttttaactTAAATAGTATAACTGAATGTAAATAGAATGTCTAAGTTTTTTTCCTCCAGTGCCTAAACAGTTTTCCTTCAGCAcatcattttagagatgaatttAAAGGTTAATTTATCAAAAAGCCATTAATGAATTGTGGTGCTGCTGCTGAAAGGAAAGTAGAATCTAGTTCTAGTTTTACCAGTATTATAGCATAACACTATAAAGCCTTTTAAAAGCTTTTGAGAACCACTAGATTGggcaaacccactccagcgttcttgcctggagaatcccagggacaggggagcctggtaggctgccctctatggggtctcacagagttggacatgactgaagtgatttagcagcagcagcagcagcagcagcagagtggggttagagtcagagaagaaatattaatattgcTCAACTCAAACATAGAGACTCAACTGATGGCAGGTTGCCACAACCGTCAACTCCACAGAAGTTCTAGTTACTATGCCATTTATAAGAAACACACTGATGAAGTTCTCACCACCATGCATGCTCTCATAGTCCAGTGGGATCGGCAGAAGACATAAGCATAACCCCAATACTAATCAGAAGGCAGAGGATAATGGCAGACCCAGAGCTGGAACATCCACATGAACGAGGCGGAGAGGTAGAGTCCAGAAGTCTATATGTAAAAAGAGGTAGAGCTTAATTCATAATCTATCTGACTCCCAAATTCATGATCTTAACCTCTATGTTTTGGGAATTTGTGACAGAACATAAATGTATGGATAAAATGATATGCAAGTAGAGGTTCACTCGTGGTGACATGTATGAGAATTATGGTAGACATAGGACAGAATGGAAGGAAACTCTAATTTTCATTatagatagagaaaaacaatcttagaagaagaaataaatagcaGTGGCCAGAAGTTGTGAAGAGAACCAAAAGAAAGTTGTATGAAAGTGACAAGGCtttagaaaatgtcagaagagacTAATGGCCAAGAAGTGCAGTAAgttaaaggcaaaaagaaaaaaaatctattgggTTTGCAATTTTTGGAGGTCATTAGAAAGGTTTCTATTTGGCTgagtttggttttgatttgcttgttTGTTACTTAGTTTATGCTTATAATCTGAGGGTCAGGAGGTGGTAGGAAGAAAGTGAATAAAGAGGTTGAAGAGAGTATGAAGGAAATTGATCAAGTAAAAGGAGATAGAATTGAAATTTGCAAAGACAGGAGAAGAAATGGGTTCAAAACACAAACACGTGGGTTGGTTTTGGAAAAATGGGAATCCACTTCATTTGAAGCTGGACAGAAAGAGGTAAAATTACAAAGGTGGTCAGTTGAGACTATTAATCTCATTGGTTCTACTTCTTTTTTGTTGTGGAGGGACAAGTCCTTTTCTACAAGAGAAAAAGTTTCAAGTAAGAAGTTTGAAAATATAGGAATTGTTATGGAATAGTATCTTAGGAGCTAAAGAAGATAAGCAGGCTCCAGGTCTTATTAAGGAAGACTGTCCATCTGGAAACCAATAGATTTATTATTTATGAAGTGCAACATTATAATAATTGTAGAGAAACTATTTAATCCACAATCTTATCAAAATAACctaagtattttcattttcagaatagACTATGAAAAATGGTGTTGTGGATGAGTCTCAAAGATACAATctcacaaaattaaattttatctacatgggctggaagaagcacaagctggaatcaagattgccaggagaaatatcaataaccttagatatgcagatggcaccacccttatggcagaaagtgaagaggaactaaaagcctcttgatgaaagtgaaagaggagagtgaaaaagttggcttaaagctcaacattcagaaaactaagatcatggcatctggtcccatcactgcatgggaaatagatggggaaacagtgaaacagtgtcagactttattttggggggctccaaaattactgaagatggtgactgcagccatgaaattaaaagctgcttgctccttggaaggaaagttatgaccaacatagacaacatattgaaaagcagagacagtactttgccaacaaaggtccgtctagtcaaggctgtgttttttccagtggtcatgtatggatgtgagagttggactgtgaagaatgctgagcaccgaagaattgatgcttttgaactgtggtgttggagaagacccttgagagtcccttggagtgcaaggagatccaaccagtccattctaaaggagatcggtcctgggtgttctttggaaggaatgatgctaaagctgaaactccagtactttggccacctgatgcgaacagttgactcagtgaaaagactctgatgctgggagggattgggggcaggaggagaaggggacgacagaggatgagatggctggatggcatccctgactcgatggacatgggtttgggtgaactccaggggttggtgatggtcagggagtcctggcatgctccAAACatgtgtcgcaaagagtcggacaagactgagtgactgaactgaactgaactgggccaatttcttatttattcttctaAGTTTCCTGAAAATGAAACTCATGGTGTTTATGCTCAGTTTTGCTTGGAAttacatacattttataaaaactatTGAGTGGCGGAGTCGGCTCGTGGGTCTCTGAGAGCCGAAAATTGAGAGCTTTTTCGCGCCGCGGAGACTGCACCCGGCGGCTCAGCAGCCGTCACCATGCCACAAAATGAATATATTGAGTTACACCGTAAGCGCTATGGATATCGTTTGGATTaccatgagaaaaagagaaagaaggaaggtcgAGAGGCTCATGAACGTTCAAAGAAGGCAAAAAAGATGATTGGTCTGAAAGCTAAGCTCTACCATAAACAGCGCCATGctgagaaaatacaaatgaaaaagacTATTAAGATGCatgaaaagagaaacaccaaACAGAAGAATGATGAAAAGACTCCACAAGGAGCAGTACCTGCATATCTACTGGACCGAGAGGGACAGTCTCGAGCTAAAGTACTTTCCAATATGATTAAACAGAAACGGAAAGAGAAAGCGGGAAAATGGGAGGTCCCTCTGCCTAAAGTTCGTGCCCAGGGAGAAACAGAAGTATTAAAAGTTATTCgaacaggaaagagaaagaagaaagcctgGAAGAGGATGGTTACTAAAGTCTGCTTTGTTGGAGATGGCTTTACTCGAAAACCACCTAAATATGAAAGATTCATTAGGCCAATGGGATTACGTTTCAAGAAGGCTCATGTAACACATCCTGAACTGAAAGCCACCTTTTGCTTGCCAATACTTGGTGTAAAGAAGAATCCCTCATCCCCACTATATACAACTTTGGGTGTTATTACCAAAGGAACCGTCATTGAGGTGAACGTAAGCGAATTGGGCCTTGTAACACAAGGAGGCAAAGTCATCTGGGGAAAATATGCCCAGGTTACCAATAATCCTGAAAATGATGGATGCATAAATGCAGTCTTACTGGTTTGACAGCAGTTACATACAAATAACTCCGTATAATTACTGAAGACTACACACCAGTTGGGAAACCATTACTCTGATATTTCTGAATACTACCAATCAACCTTACATGTTGTCTTCAGTCAAAGAAAACTATTTATTctactgttttaaaaatgaaaaaagccaaCATTAAAATgatctagttttaaaaaaaaaaaaaaaaactattgagtACATTAATTGAGCTTCACGATTGATTTACTACCTGAATGCCAACCTACTTTGATGCTTGACCTCATATTTTCATGAGGTATCTTGGGTTTTTAGGGATGACACAGGACTAGTTCCCAGACTCCAATCAAAAGATAGGTTAAGACTTCaagtttttagttttcttctttcataGAATTTTCTATGACATCGTCTTGTTATCAAGTTTAACTGTATTATGCAAGAGTAACCAGCTTATGAATCTCTATGATTCTAGCAGCACAGGTGCTTCTGATCGCAGCTTGtctgataaatattattttccataatcCAAAATGCATAGCAATACTACCTACATGCAACTGAGTCAATTCTATCATAGACTTACTGTATTTTATGCTTCAAGAACCTCAGAGAAGATTCAGCTCACCAATTTGGTTGCCAATTCTCTTAAAGTGTGGTTTGCATAATTTTTTTGTCATTAAATTCCATTTGCCAAGTATTTCTACTTCTCATAAAACTGGaatgatgctgaggaagattctTTGTAGAGTTGCTTTAGAATTCCTAATTTCAGCATCTGGTTGTTCTGACACTGAATTCTTCGGTgttataagaaattatttttttaaaatattcatggtGCACAGAATATCCTTATATAAGAAGCCAGTGAGCTGAACAGGTGGcctaaaataaatatcttttagcTCATTCTGACTGTAGTATGAACTCTTTTTTATAAGAAACAATagatttatccatttttatattgtcttttgttgttgctgtttgattagttttgttttcaagtGGCTTGTTTGGTCATTGATTGTCTCACATGAAGCAAAGCCAAGTActgcttcttattttctttcagttctctaCAGCAGCTTGTCCAAAGTGTGTTTCAACATTAATTGTTCACCTGAGTACTTGATGTTGAGAATGCAGGGAAAGAAACTTATGTGCTATTATCACATTAGTGAATTAGTTCcatttaactgaaaaataaaagtttctacATTACATTATTCTTTACTTAATTCCTTTGGCATTCTAGATATTCAtcataaagcagaaagaaaattagttttcaaaataagtttATAACATGGTAAAGTTCTTTAATCTTAGTAAGCGCTATCCATATGAGATTTTCTAACAGTTTGTTGGGTTTGTATTAATTACATCCTTGTTTAGTCCTTGTTCTATTGGATTTGCCTGTAGAAGGGTTTTTATCTACATTTCCATATAAAAAGGACAATTTGACACAGAGTAATTGATTTCTATAATTCATCTTGTAAAATTATTGTCCTGAGAAACATTACAAggttatttgaaaatatcttttaaaaaatcacatttatttaatgaAAGTCAAGGTAAAGAAccaatgtattttatatttaaattttaaaaatatctcatatACTAACTGCAAGTCTCAGAAGATGACTAAAATGTTGATAAAAGGCCTACTGGTTAGTAAGAGAGAAACAGtatcaaatgatatttatttttaaataattatttaaaaaatgaacatggcAATTTACCGAGGCAATTTACCTCATATtgcaattcatttcagttcagttcagtc encodes:
- the LOC101119111 gene encoding ribosome biogenesis protein NSA2 homolog — protein: MPQNEYIELHRKRYGYRLDYHEKKRKKEGREAHERSKKAKKMIGLKAKLYHKQRHAEKIQMKKTIKMHEKRNTKQKNDEKTPQGAVPAYLLDREGQSRAKVLSNMIKQKRKEKAGKWEVPLPKVRAQGETEVLKVIRTGKRKKKAWKRMVTKVCFVGDGFTRKPPKYERFIRPMGLRFKKAHVTHPELKATFCLPILGVKKNPSSPLYTTLGVITKGTVIEVNVSELGLVTQGGKVIWGKYAQVTNNPENDGCINAVLLV